In Photobacterium sp. TLY01, the following proteins share a genomic window:
- a CDS encoding YceH family protein, translated as MDMSLTHIEARVIGCLLEKEVTTPDQYPLTLNALTTACNQKSNRDPVMSLDEATVMDTLESLKAKRLIQEITGFGSRVAKYQHRFCNTEFSTLQFSEQEKGILCVLLLRGPQTAGEIRTRTNRLCHFADVKEAENVLTAMAEGGKGPFVVRLPREAGKRDSRYMHLFSGDDFAGVYSDGADSVNHVSDSSYSDAVEDRLALLESEVVALRDEVTALKDKIRELCE; from the coding sequence ATGGATATGTCTCTTACCCACATTGAAGCTCGAGTGATTGGCTGTCTGCTGGAAAAAGAAGTCACGACTCCGGATCAGTATCCATTAACCCTGAATGCGCTGACGACTGCCTGTAACCAAAAAAGTAACCGTGATCCTGTGATGTCGCTTGATGAGGCAACTGTCATGGATACGCTTGAGAGCCTGAAAGCAAAGCGCCTTATTCAGGAAATTACCGGCTTTGGCAGCCGGGTGGCGAAATATCAGCACCGCTTTTGTAACACTGAATTCAGCACACTGCAGTTCTCTGAACAGGAGAAAGGGATACTTTGTGTGCTGCTGTTAAGAGGCCCGCAAACGGCAGGAGAAATTCGTACCCGCACGAATCGCCTGTGTCATTTTGCAGATGTCAAAGAAGCGGAAAATGTACTCACTGCAATGGCTGAAGGCGGTAAAGGGCCATTTGTCGTCAGGTTACCCCGTGAAGCTGGGAAACGTGATAGCCGATACATGCACCTGTTTAGTGGTGATGATTTTGCGGGGGTCTATTCTGATGGAGCAGACAGCGTTAATCATGTGTCAGACAGTTCATACAGTGATGCCGTGGAAGACCGGCTGGCGTTACTGGAAAGTGAAGTTGTTGCGTTGAGAGACGAAGTCACAGCACTGAAAGATAAAATCAGAGAGTTATGTGAATAA
- a CDS encoding GIY-YIG nuclease family protein, with protein MNKRDPAPIWSVYLIRTRCNRLYCGVTTDVFRRLSEHQSGKKGARFLKGKGPLALAWSTQVGDKRNAMQLEYKIKQLPKSTKEALAAEHIAIAELFPDYFVGSL; from the coding sequence GTGAATAAGCGTGATCCTGCACCAATCTGGTCTGTCTATTTAATACGTACACGCTGTAATCGCCTATATTGTGGGGTAACGACGGATGTATTCCGTCGTTTATCTGAACACCAATCCGGTAAGAAAGGGGCGCGCTTCCTGAAAGGAAAAGGCCCTCTGGCACTTGCCTGGAGCACACAGGTTGGGGATAAACGCAATGCGATGCAGCTTGAATATAAAATAAAGCAACTGCCTAAATCGACGAAAGAGGCGCTGGCTGCCGAACATATCGCCATTGCTGAGTTATTCCCCGACTACTTTGTTGGTTCGCTCTGA